Genomic window (Chitinophagales bacterium):
TTTTACACCAAGTTTATTGGTTATGCTCAACTTGTGCAGCTGAACAGTATGTTCTGATATGTTGAGTTCTCCGGCAGTTTGTTTGTTCAGCATTCCGGTAATAAGAAATTTCAAAATCTCTGTTTCTCTTGGCGTAAGTGATTCCATCAGCTTTTTTGCGGCTGCTGATTTATCATGTTCTGCCTTTAATTTTTCACTTAGCAGAATAGCCTCTGATATGGAATTCAGCAGCTCCTCTTCCTTAAATGGCTTTTCAAGAAAATTGATTGCACCTTTCCTGATGGTTTCCACACTCAAATGCACATTTCCATTGGCTGTAATGAATATTATCGGCAAGTGTTGCCCTGCCTTTATCAGTTCCTTCTGCAGTTCAATCCCCGATTTCCCGCCAAGATTAATATCGAGTATAATGCAGCCGGTACCCGTATGCATATCCCGCTCCAGGTAAGTTTCTGCACTTTCATAGGTTTCAATTTTATAATCGTACGCACCAAGAAGCAACGAGAGCGACCGTCTCACCGAGATGTCATCATCAATAATAAAAACAATTGCACTCATTTATTTCTTACGGATTACAGGGAGACTGAAAGCAAACATAGCCCCACCTGAAGGAATATTTTCAAACATTATTTTTCCATTGTGTTTTTCAATTAACGATTTGCAAAGTGCAAGACCAATACCGAAGCCTTCCTTTTTTGTAGTAACAAATGGCTTAAATAACTTTTCTTTAACTGCTGCAGCAAGTCCCGGACCGCTATCCGTTACCGATACAACAGCTTCATCTTGCATCACTTTTAAAACTATTCTCAGGTTTTTATTTCGCGATTCACTTTCCGCCATCGCTGTAAATGCATTCCTTATAAAATTCATCAGCACTTGTTGCAATTGAATTTTGTCTCCGAGTACAACAGTAATTTCAGTTTCCAATTCAACATCAATCGATATTCCCGCTCGTTCCGCTTCTGTTCTCACGAGGTCCAGGGTCTCATCAATAAGGGCATTGAGACTAACATTTTCCTTGCCCATCGGTTCTGATTTCATCAAACTCTTTACACTGCGGATAAGTTTGGTTGCCCGCGATTCATCTTCCAATATATGCTCAAATAATTGTGTGGCTTTATTTGCATCCAATTTATCATTAAGCAAAAATTGTTTGCCCGCCTGTGCTGTGAATCTTATCGCTGCAAGCGGCTGAAACAACTCATGCGATAAGGAAGCAGTGAGTATTGACATTTTAGAAAGCCGATCGGTATGTTCCAATTCCCTGTGCATTCTCTCAGTAACCTGCATTTTTTTATTGAGTGCTCTCTGTCTTTTATTGGTGCGGTATAAATAAATGATAAGCATCATTTGTGTAACGACGAATAACAATGTTCCAAACAGGTACCATTTATATAGTTCAAAAAAACTTGTTTCCTTATTGTAAAACAAACTCCCTGAAGGAATAGCCTTTGAGTCAGTCAAATGCCATCGATTCAATTCCTTCCAGTCATACATGTATTGATAGTTCGATTTTTCGTCAACAGTTATTTCAGAAATTGGTTTGCCGTTCATCATTTCATTTGCTACTCTACCGATTTCCTCACCAAGCTTAACGTAACTGAAAAGATAACCACCAATGCCTCCTCCCTGTCCTTTAAAACCTCCATCGGTTATGCTCAGAAACACAGGTGCAGGCGAGTTTTTTGAAATCAAATCCATTATTTCAGGTGTTGAAAAACTAACCCTGGCGGCATCCTGCAAATAAGCGGTGACAAATACAATACTTTCCGGTGGTATGGTTCTTACGAAACGGATGGTTGAATCTAAAGTTTGATTAGAAACAAAATTGAATTGGTAGGCAGGCTCAAATTCAGTTTTGCATTGCCTGACTAATGACGTATAATAGGCATCAAGTTTCGATACACCACTTATTACAAAAATATTTTTGCGATCCGGAAATAAGTCAAAGGCATGTTGCAACGTTTGGGAAGGTTGAAATCGAAGGAAAATTTCTTTACTGTTACTATTGCCAAGGTCATGTATCGATTTTCTTCCCGGCAAATCAAGGTCAACATTAATCATGTTAAGTGCCTTTAATGCGCTATCACCATATTGAAGCAAAGCATCATTAACACCAGGTCCAATGCTAATCAACAAGTCGATAGTAAACTCATTCACCTTTTCGTTGTACATGTTAATAATGTACTTGGCATAGTCATCATTGGTTGAACGACTGAGGTCGAGGTACTCCGTCATAATGTTTACCGGTTCATCCGTACTGCCTTTAATGGTATTGTCCAGTCCGGTCAGAATCTTCTCGAAAGCAGGCAGATTAGGGCCAAAAGAAAACAGTACCACAACATTTTTTACCCGTTCCTGCGAAAAAGCCTTATAAGAAGTATGGAAGATCAATAAGAATAGCGGAGTGAAGACTCTTATTGGAAAAAGCAATTTTTTGAGATGATACATCCTTAATTAAATCAAGGTAAGTGGTTAAAAGTAATAATACTGGAACTATGTAGGTGGCGTGTAATGCTCTCTAAGATTTAAAACATCCGCAATCAGCTGCTGAATAACTTTCTGAAATGTTAAGATAGCAAATCCTGCTATCCAACAGGAATTAAGCTGCCTGTTTCAAAAATGCTTTGGCAAAGTTGAGACAGGTGCCAGCGATACCACTGCTGCCCAACAAACAATAACTTGCTCTCCTGCACAACCTTAACGAATCCTCTCCAAATTTAAAATTTCCCGTTTACATATCTGAAAATATGTATATTTAGGCACAATACTAAAAATACCATTCGCTTACTCCCCTTTTAATTACCGACGGTTGGCGACTATCATCTTCATGGGCAGGTTAAATGTCCTGAACGTTGCCTAACGGGTAAAAAGAAATGACAGGAACGAACAAATCCGGATGCTCATAGTTAAGTAATAATTGAGATTACATCATAACTGCTTCCCATTTTAAGCAATAAAATATTTCAATTATGAAAATATTCCAAACTACCCTGATGCTCTTTACCTGTTTCATGACCGTAAATGCACAACAACCAACCATTCATTGGCAAAAATGTTATGGAGGTTCCTCTACCGATAAGCCGGGTTATGCTCAAAACATGGTGGTGAATGCTGATGGCTCCTACACTGTTGCGGGTTATTCTAACTCGACAAATGGATTAGTTACAGGAAATCATGGCGTATATGATTATTGGATAACAAAGTTCGACAATGCAGGAACACTCTTGTGGCAGAAATCATTAGGTGGCACTGGTACGGAAAAAGGGTATTCATTAATTCCTTCCAATGGAAGTGGATACCTGGTAGCTGGTGAAGCTTCTTCAAACAATAGTGGCAATGTAGGCGCAAATCACGGAGGGTCTGATTTCTGGCTGACGCAACTTGATAGTAACGGATTATTGGAATGGCAGAAATGCTATGGTGGCAACGGAAGTGATGTTGCTTATTCCGTTCGTCAAACCATTGATGGCGGCTATGTTGCTGTGGGCACCACATTTTCAAATAATAACGGCGATGTTGGCAGTACGCATGGCAGTTATGATATATGGGTAATAAAAACGGATGCGTCCGGCATCTTGCTTTGGCAATCATGTTTGGGTGGTTCATCTTATGACATTGCATATGATGTGCTCCCTACAAATGATCACGGGCTGCTGGTTGCAGGATATACTTCATCCACGAATGGTGATGTTACGCTCAATCATGGCGGAGAAGATTGCTGGGTGGTGAAACTAGATAGTCTTGGCAATAAAATATGGCAGAAAACCTTTGGTGGAAACGATGACGAACGAATCTCATCTATACAACCAACCATGGATGGCAATTATATTTTTGCGGCTCAAACTGCTTCAAATAACAATGGCGATGTGGGTGCTAACCATGGTGATTACGAT
Coding sequences:
- a CDS encoding response regulator, which codes for MSAIVFIIDDDISVRRSLSLLLGAYDYKIETYESAETYLERDMHTGTGCIILDINLGGKSGIELQKELIKAGQHLPIIFITANGNVHLSVETIRKGAINFLEKPFKEEELLNSISEAILLSEKLKAEHDKSAAAKKLMESLTPRETEILKFLITGMLNKQTAGELNISEHTVQLHKLSITNKLGVKSIPEMITIARDAGIIS